CCTTCGTTCGTGAGTTCGACCCCGACCAATAAGCCGAGGCCGCGGGCCTCGCGGATAACCTCGGGGTACTCGGCCGCGATGGCCCGGCACCCGTCGAGCAACTGCGCTCCGCGCACGCGGGCGTTTTCCACGAGGCCATCCTCCTGGAGGACGTCCATGGCCGCCAGGGCCGCCGCGCAGGCCAGTTCGCCGCCGCCGAAGGTGGAGGTATGCAAGAGCGGCGCCTTGGCGTAGGCGGCATTCCAGACGCTCGCCCGCGCGATGTAGGCGCCGGCCGGCATGACGCCGCCGGAGAGCCCCTTCGCGAGCGTCATGACGTCGGGCACGACCCCGTCGCGATCGCATCCGAAGAGCGTCCCGCAGCGCCCGAGGCCCGTCTGCACCTCGTCGGCGATCAGCAGGGCGCCCGCGCGGTCGCAGGCCTCACGGGCGGCCCGCAGGTAGCCGGGTGGCGGAATATTGACGCCGCCTTCGCCCTGTACCGGCTCGACGACGAATGCGGCCGCGCCTTCGAGCGCCCGATCCAGAGCGCTCGCATCGCCGAACGGGATGTGGACGACGTCGGCCAAGAGTGGGCGAAAAGGGGCCTGAAACGTCTCCCGGCCGCTGATCGAGAGGGCTCCGAACGTCTTGCCGTGGTAGGCATCGTGGGTGGCGACGATGGTGGCGCGCCCGGTCGCGCGGCGAGCGAGTTTGATCGCCCCTTCCACCGCTTCGGTGCCGCTATTGCACCAGAACGAGATCTGCAGATCGCCGGGCGTGATCTCCGCAAGTCGCTTCGAGACGCGCCCGAGCAGCACGTTGAACATCGTTTTTCCCGAGAGCGACATCAGGTCGAGCTGGGCCTTGACCGCCGCGACCACGCGCGGATGGGAGTGCCCGAGCGTGAAGACGCCGTATCCGCCCGCGAAATCGAGGTACGCCTTGCCCCGGTGGTCCCAAATCGTCGTACCTTGCGCCCGCACCTCGATCGGCGAGGC
Above is a window of Candidatus Dormiibacterota bacterium DNA encoding:
- a CDS encoding aspartate aminotransferase family protein, which gives rise to MLESRDALYGAASPQELANEVFENYRQYVNPPLARVMKLSASPIEVRAQGTTIWDHRGKAYLDFAGGYGVFTLGHSHPRVVAAVKAQLDLMSLSGKTMFNVLLGRVSKRLAEITPGDLQISFWCNSGTEAVEGAIKLARRATGRATIVATHDAYHGKTFGALSISGRETFQAPFRPLLADVVHIPFGDASALDRALEGAAAFVVEPVQGEGGVNIPPPGYLRAAREACDRAGALLIADEVQTGLGRCGTLFGCDRDGVVPDVMTLAKGLSGGVMPAGAYIARASVWNAAYAKAPLLHTSTFGGGELACAAALAAMDVLQEDGLVENARVRGAQLLDGCRAIAAEYPEVIREARGLGLLVGVELTNEGYGGWIIPEMVKAGVTAAWTLNQQRVIRLEPPLVVTADEVERALGALRAGVATAVQKLGRL